A genomic region of Ammospiza nelsoni isolate bAmmNel1 chromosome 3, bAmmNel1.pri, whole genome shotgun sequence contains the following coding sequences:
- the TCF21 gene encoding transcription factor 21 — translation MSTGSLSDVEDLQEVEMLECDGLKMDTNKEFGASTESNEEGSNGENGSPQKGRGASGKRKKAPPKKSPLNGVSQEGKQVQRNAANARERARMRVLSKAFSRLKTTLPWVPPDTKLSKLDTLRLASSYIAHLRQILANDKYENGYIHPVNLTWPFMVAGKPESDLKEVVNTNRLCGPTAS, via the exons ATGTCCACTGGGTCCCTCAGTGATGTGGAAGATCTGCAGGAGGTGGAGATGCTGGAGTGCGATGGCCTGAAAATGGATACTAACAAAGAGTTTGGGGCGTCCACCGAGAGCAACGAGGAGGGATCCAATGGCGAGAATGGCTCCCCTCAGAAGGGGAGAGGGGCCTCgggcaagaggaaaaaagctccCCCCAAGAAGAGCCCTTTAAATGGAGTGAGCCAGGAGGGAAAGCAGGTACAGAGAAATGCTGCCAACGCCAGGGAGAGGGCGAGGATGAGGGTCCTTAGCAAAGCCTTCTCCAGGCTTAAGACCACCCTACCCTGGGTGCCCCCAGACACCAAACTTTCCAAACTGGACACCTTGAGGCTGGCCTCCAGCTACATTGCTCACCTGAGGCAGATCCTGGCCAATGACAAGTATGAGAACGGCTACATCCACCCAGTCAACTTG ACTTGGCCTTTTATGGTAGCCGGCAAACCCGAGAGTGACCTGAAAGAAGTGGTGAACACAAACCGCTTGTGCGGCCCGACGGCATCCTGA